One segment of Triticum aestivum cultivar Chinese Spring chromosome 2A, IWGSC CS RefSeq v2.1, whole genome shotgun sequence DNA contains the following:
- the LOC123187182 gene encoding THO complex subunit 4D — MSFYARRGGDRGSERFQGGGRGGYAMRGRSGFPPRGPLGINARPSARIIAKSFSRTKDMTWRPDLFSDSMAASGIETGTKLYISNLDYRVSNEDIKELFSEVGHLKRFAVHFDGYGRQNGTAEVVFTRRSDAIAALKRYNNVLLDGKSMKIEVIGSDLGLSMTPRINVVGASNGRATRTVVMTPETGRRGGGSSTRPLSNPTTRLNRGAFQAGRGAFQAGRGGGRGYAPSQAQFQGRGRGRGQFRGRGRGRGRKGAEKSADDLDKDLESYHAEAMKTD; from the exons ATGTCATTTTATGCAAGAAGAGGTGGAGATAGGGGTAGTGAGCGTTttcaaggaggaggacgaggtggataTGCCATGCGTGGGAGATCAGGGTTTCCTCCTCGAGGACCACTTGGGATTAACGCTCGACCATCTGCACGCATTATTGCTAAG TCTTTTAGCAGAACCAAAGACATGACCTGGAGACCTGATCTATTTAGTGATAGTATGGCGGCTAGTGGAATCGAAACTGGTACAAAATTGTACATTTCAAACTTGGACTATCGTGTTTCCAATGAGGATATAAAG GAGCTGTTTTCAGAAGTTGGTCATTTGAAACGCTTTGCTGTTCACTTTGATGGTTATGGTCGCCAAAAT ggCACAGCGGAGGTGGTATTTACAAGGAGGAGTGATGCAATTGCTGCATTGAAACGTTATAATAATGTTCTGCTTGATGGAAAATCTATGAAGATTGAGGTCATTGGAAGTGACCTGGGTTTGTCTATGACACCTCGTATAAATGTTGTCGGGGCATCTAATGGTAGAGCTACGAGAACGGTTGTTATGAC GCCTGAAACGGGTCGGCGTGGTGGTGGTTCCAGCACTAGGCCTTTGAG TAATCCTACCACCAGGTTGAATCGTGGTGCATTCCAAGCTGGACGTGGTGCTttccaagcgggacgaggcggagGCAGGGGCTATGCTCCGTCACAGGCTCAGTTCCAGGGCCGAGGCAGGGGCCGCGGTCAGTTCCGGGGCCGGGGCCGCGGTCGGGGCAGGAAGGGGGCAGAGAAAAGCGCAGATGACCTGGACAAAGACCTGGAATCCTATCATGCGGAGGCAATGAAGACCGACTGA